The following proteins come from a genomic window of Methanosarcina sp. MTP4:
- a CDS encoding TIGR00288 family NYN domain-containing protein, whose product MKPVKSGLDSISRYLRTKKEVGRRKIGLLVDGPNILRKEFDVNLEEIRDVLKDYGNIKIGRVFLNQYASDKLVEAIENHGLEPIICSSDVDVRLAVEGMELVYNPNIDTLAIVTRDADFKPLLNKANEHGKETIIFGVEPGFSTALKNSADYVILMSKDSMSGYDIIEGPEDMDPSELEKYPDDGQEKSTE is encoded by the coding sequence ATGAAACCTGTAAAAAGCGGACTTGATTCGATTTCAAGGTACCTTCGCACTAAAAAAGAGGTCGGTAGGAGGAAGATCGGCCTTCTGGTGGACGGTCCGAACATTCTCAGGAAAGAGTTCGACGTGAACCTGGAAGAAATAAGGGATGTTTTGAAAGATTATGGGAATATCAAGATCGGAAGGGTTTTCCTTAACCAGTATGCCTCTGACAAACTGGTGGAAGCAATCGAAAACCATGGCCTTGAACCCATCATCTGTTCAAGTGATGTGGACGTCCGTCTTGCAGTGGAAGGCATGGAGCTTGTCTACAACCCCAACATTGACACCCTGGCGATTGTAACCCGGGACGCGGATTTCAAACCTCTCCTTAACAAGGCGAATGAACACGGGAAAGAAACGATTATTTTCGGGGTAGAACCCGGATTTTCCACAGCGCTTAAGAATTCCGCAGACTACGTCATCCTGATGAGCAAGGACAGTATGAGCGGTTATGACATAATCGAAGGCCCGGAGGATATGGATCCCTCGGAACTCGAAAAGTACCCGGACGACGGACAGGAGAAAAGCACGGAATAA